The DNA sequence CATTACGGGGACGTTTCTCATCACGATATTTAGACTGAATTTGGTAAAGATTTATTGGCAGCTGCTTGTAAGATTTCACTGCATCTCGCACTATGGCTGTAAAGGTTTCTTCGTGAGTTGGTCCTAGGATAAAATCAGCCTGATCGCGATTTTTCAACTTATAAAGGTCTTCACCATAAGTATCGTAACGACCTGACTCCTTCCAGAGGTCCGCTGTCAGAAGAGCCGGTGCCAGCATTTCCACTGCACCAATCTTATCAAATTCTTCTCGCATGATGGTTTTGAATTTCTCAATAACCCGATTGGCCAGAGGTAGATAAGAGTAAACACCAGAGGTAACTTGTTGGACATAGCCAGCCCGAACCATGAGGGCGTGACTGATAACCTGAGCATCACTTGGCATTTCACGCAAGGTTGGGATCAACATTTGAGATTGTTTCATGAGTTTGTTTTGCCCTATCGCTGGACAAGGCTTTCCTTTCAACTAGAGTAATGACTGTAGGGAAACTAATTATTTTTTAGAAGAAGGCCCGCATGATGTCGTTCCAAGTGACGGCAACCATGAGTACCAACATAATAGCCACACCGATTAGAGTGATATAGGTTTCTGTTTCCTGCCTGAGGGGTTTGCGACGAATCGCCTCAATGATATTGATGAGAATCTTGCCGCCATCTAAAGCTGGGATTGGGAAAAGGTTGACCACTCCCAGATTCATAGACAGCATCCCCATGAGAAAGAGGACATCCACAAGACCTGAGTGAGCTGCCTGACCGACCATCTGATACATAGCAACAGGCCCCCCTAGCTTATTAAGACTAAAGTGGAGAATAATATTTCCCACAGCTCGAATCAGTTGGGTCATGGCGGTCAGAGCTAAATTGAAGCCACTGATTAGTTTGCTCCAAAAATCGGTTTTTATAGCTTGCTGAACACCAATTAGGTAGCTGCCATTAACCTTTTTGGGCTTGACCTGCACCTTTTTAGTGTGCTTAGATTTATCTTGGATGGTAAGGCTAATCTGCTCGCCCTTTTTTAACTCCTTGGTTGAGCTGGCGACTGCCTCAGTTAGGTCATCCCAATTCTCGACCTTTTTATCCGCAATACTTAAGATTCTATCGCCAGACTTAATTCCAGCTGTTTGAGCTGGTCCACCGTCAGCAACACGGATAGCGTTGGTATTGGGATTGGGTGCTCCTCCCTGTACGAAAGCCATGATGATGAGAACCACAGTTCCCAAAATAAAATTGTTCATGGGGCCAGCAAAGTTGGTAATCATCCGTCCCCAGACACTGGCATTCTGATACTGAACATCCAGCGGAGCAATC is a window from the Streptococcus criceti HS-6 genome containing:
- the rseP gene encoding RIP metalloprotease RseP, which encodes MLLNIIIFIIVFGVIVMVHEFGHFYFAKKSGILVREFAIGMGPKIFAHIGQDGTAYTIRMLPLGGYVRMAGWGDDKTEIKTGTPVSLTLNDQGLVSRINLSDKQLDTDSLPMNVTAYDLEDQLHITGLVLDETRTYSVDHDATIIEEDGTEIRIAPLDVQYQNASVWGRMITNFAGPMNNFILGTVVLIIMAFVQGGAPNPNTNAIRVADGGPAQTAGIKSGDRILSIADKKVENWDDLTEAVASSTKELKKGEQISLTIQDKSKHTKKVQVKPKKVNGSYLIGVQQAIKTDFWSKLISGFNLALTAMTQLIRAVGNIILHFSLNKLGGPVAMYQMVGQAAHSGLVDVLFLMGMLSMNLGVVNLFPIPALDGGKILINIIEAIRRKPLRQETETYITLIGVAIMLVLMVAVTWNDIMRAFF